The Candidatus Synechococcus calcipolaris G9 nucleotide sequence GTCAGGCAATAGGTCTATACATTACTCCCACTAGCCCGTAGACCCCGTTCCGTAAAGGAGAAATGTCGTATGCTACACCGCAAGCTTTATCAACTTTACACCGATGGCCAGGAGGTCTGGATTTACTTGCGGGATCAACAACGCCTGATTGACCGGGCCCGAATCGTTGAACTAGAAGGGGATTTAGTTACTATCCGCTACGAAACTGAGGAAGAAGATGAGATCTGTTCCTGGGAAGAGATGGTACGCATGGAAAGTATTGGTGCCATTACCCGTCGCCTAGCCTCTGTATCCAAGGGCTTTAGTGAACCCTTAGTTTCCGATGATTGTCCTGAGGCGGAGCAACTGCCCAAGCATTCCCCGGAAGCAGAGCATTAAACCTTCAGGGCCATTCCAGACGGTGAACTAGAGGCTAAAAATGATAAGGTGGTAAGTTGGGTTGCCTAACCTTAGGGTTGGCGATCGCCCCCAAAGCCCCTCACACCATTACCGCTAATTTATTATGAGTTCTGTCCTGCGCTTCTTAATGTGTCCACCCCAACACTACGATGTGGACTATGTAATTAACCCGTGGATGGAAGGAAATATCCATAAATCCTCCCGCGATCGCGCCCAAGAGCAATGGCAAAAACTCTACGAAATTATCCGCGATCGGGCAGAGGTTCAGTTAGTAGAGCCTCAAAAGGGCTGGCCCGATATGGTCTTTACCGCCAATGCCGGATTAGTTCTTGGCGATAACGTGGTTCTAAGTCGGTTTTACCATCCCGAACGCCAAGGCGAAGAACCCCATTTTAGGGAATGGTTTTTAAGCCAGGGGTACACCGTCCATGAACTGCCCTCAGACTTGCCCTTTGAAGGGGCCGGCGATGCCCTCCTGGATCGGGAAGGTCGCTGGCTATGGGCAGGCTATGGCTTTCGTTCCGAACTGGATTCCCACGCCTACTTAGCCAAGTGGTTAGATATTGAAGTTCTCTCCCTGCGGTTGATGGATGAGCGGTTCTACCATCTGGATACCTGTTTTTGTCCCTTGAGCGGCGGCTATCTGCTCTACTATCCGCCGGCCTTTGATGCCTACTCCAATCGTTTGATTGAGCTACGGGTTCCCCCGGAAAAACGAATCATTGTCGGTGAAGCAGATGCAGTCAACTTTGCCTGCAATGCCGTCAATATCCATCAAATTATTATCTTGAACCGAGCCAGCCCAGACCTACGGACAACCCTAGAGCAGGCGGGCTTTGAAATTATTGAAACCCCCCTAACCGAGTTTCTGAAAGCGGGTGGAGCCTCAAAATGTTTAACACTGCGGGTGACGGAGCCAGTTCGGGAAGAGGTTCATGGCAGTGCGTCACTCCAAAGTCGCTTAATTCGCCTAGAGGGGCATCTCTTAGATTCAGGACTGATTAACCGGGCCCTGGATACGATTGTGGAAGGGGGCGGCAGTTTCCAAGTTACCGATTTCCATCTAGGGGAGCAGCGGCAAAGTACATCCCAGGCCAATGTGCGGGTAACGGCTCCCTCCGGCACAGTGATGGAAGAAATCATGACCCAGTTGATTGATCTCGGTGCGATCGCCCCGCCCCAAGAGGTATGTGATAACCAACTGGAAACGGTGACCCAGGCAGGTGTGGCCCCGGATGATTTCTATGTCACGACCATCTATCCCACGGAAGTACGGGTGAATTGTGAGTGGGTGCGGGTTCACGGCCAACGCATGGATGCGGCCATTGTGGTGCAGTCTACCCCCGAAGGCCATCGAGCGGAATGTCGCCTATTGCGGGACTTAGAGGTGGGCGATCGCGTCGTTGTCGGTGTAGAAGGCATTCGCACCGTGCGCAAACCGGAAAACCGAGATCAGCGGGGCAATAGCCAAGAATTTACATTTATGGGTTCTGGGGTCTCCAGTGAACGCCGCGTAGAATTGGTGGTTGAGCAAATTGCCTGGGATCTGCGCCGGATTCGGGACCAAGGGGGGAAGGTTGTCGTGGTTGCCGGCCCGGTGGTGATCCATACCGGCGGTGGCGAACATCTTTCCCATCTAATTCGGGAAGGGTATGTTCAAGCCCTCCTAGGGGGAAATGCCATTGCCGTTCATGATATGGAGCAGGCCATGATGGGCACATCCCTAGGGGTAGATATGAAACGGGGCGTTCCCGTGCGGGGCGGCCATCGCCACCACCTCAAGGTCATTAATGCCATTCGTCGCTGTGGCAATATTAGTGCGGCCGTGGAGCAGGGACTCCTGACCAATGGAGTCATGTATGAATGTGTTAAAAATAACGTCCCCTACGTCCTAGCTGGCTCCATTCGTGATGATGGCCCCCTTCCCGACACCCAGATGGATTTACTCCAGGCCCAGCAAGAATACAGTCGCCTGATTCAAGGCTCCAATATGATCTTAATGCTCTCCTCCATGCTCCATTCCATTGGTGTGGGCAATATGACACCAGCGGGGGTGAAACTGGTCTGTGTGGATATTAATCCAGCGGTGGTAACAAAACTCGCCGATCGCGGCTCCGTAGAATCCGTGGGTATTGTCACCGATGTGGGTCTGTTCCTCAGCCTCCTAGTGCAGCAATTATCGGGCTTAAATCGCCCCTATTCCCTTGTCTAGGAATGCAACCTAGGAATGAAGTGGGCCTATGATATTGTCATTGTCTCTGGCTCGGCCCTAGGTTTTGAGGTTGCCTTTGATTTGAGTCTTTGGGGCCGGGTTGCCTTAGTCATTCCCGAAAAGACCTCCTGGGAGGGTAGCTGGTTACGGCTAATTTTACCGGAGCGACTCTGCGATCGCTTCAACGAGCATCCTAGGGTTCTGCGGGGAGATGCGCTGCGTTCCTGGCTCCAAGGTCAGGTTGAGCGGGTTCAGATGGTCTATTCCAGGGCTGTCTTGGCAGCGGCCGGCGTGGATATTATTGAGGGCATGGGGCAATTTTCCCAGGATAAACCCCTCGGATTGGAGATCCAGGGCGATCGCCTCGAAGCCCCCTCCTATCTGCTATTGGATCAACCGGATAACCCCTTAGACTTAGGGGAAGCCTACGCCAAACTTTTGACTCCCCCTGGCAAAAATGAATCCTGTGCAAATGGGCATCGGGTTTGGTCGGTGCGAGGCCACGGCCCAGAATTAGCAGAATGGATTGGCCTAGCTTGCCTGCTGGAAGAATCGGTGTCTTGGTATATTCCGGGCGATCGCCCCCTGCCCCAAGAAGATGACTGGACAAACCAGCGACTTCAAGCCTACCTGGAAGCCCTCGGTGTTAGGATCTATACCCAGACCCCAGGCTCCCCCCATCCCTCTATCCTGGCACTGCCCCCTAGCCACGGGGGAAATGATCAGGATCATCAAAAAGAACAAGAGAAGACAAGCCTACTGGATGAATGGGGCGGGTTAGGGTTAAGCCAACTAGGACTGCACTGCCATCCTGTCCCCACCGACTCTTTTCTCAATCTCAATGGCTTTCTGAAGGTCAATGGCGATCTCCAAACCCGTCACCCTAAAATTTATGCCTGTGGGTCTTGGCTCAGGGGCTACGATCTTCCCATGACCACAAAAGCAGAGGCCCTCCACATTGGCCGCAACTGTCTACAGAAACGTCGTCGATTCCCAAGGAACCACATACCAATGATCTATAAAGGGTGTCCTTGGTGGCTGACCACTCCCTACCCCCTAGCCCGAGTCGGCTGGAATCTTCGCCAATTAACCCAGTCCCAAAACAATAACGATTTTCGTGGCCATGCCCTGAAAACCTATCGGATTCAAGCCTCTCCCCTCGGTGGCGACTACGGCCAAATCGTGACCCATAACCAACAACTCTTGGGGGCAACCCTGGTGGGTTATGGGGCCATATCCGCCAGTCAGACCTTTGCCCTGGGTTTGCAAAAATCCGTTCCTTGGCCGGACATTTTGGCGATCGCCGGTTGGCAGTTAACTGACTAGGCCATCCCCTTTCGCTAAAAATTCCTTGAGGAACCAACGATGTTTTTGGTGGACTTGAACCAAGCGAGTATATAAGTCCGCGGTGCCAATATCCCCCGCCTCCGTGGCAATATCGGCATCTTGGTGCATTTCCGTAATGATTGTTTCGTGGTTGGCGATCGCCTCCGCAATCATCTCCTTCACCGAGAGTTTACCCGTCGAAGCCGTTACCGTCGCCGTGGGTAAGTAGGTAGCCGGATCCGCAATGGGCTGGCCATCCAACATTAAACTCCGCTCCGCCAATTCATCAACCATGGCAAAAACTTCGCCACCTTGCTCCTCAAAAAGTAGATGCAAATCCCGGAACAGGGGGCCAAAGGTCAACCAATGGTATTTCTTGTAGTTGAGAAACGTCACCAGAGCATTAGCCTGGGAACGATTCAGGGTTGTAATCACTTGTTCTTTCAGGGAGGGTGCAGTCGCAACCATACTAGAGTCTCCTTATGGGATATTACTCAATAGTCAAATCATATCCGTTATGAGTACGGATTTCAAGATAAGTAACTTGAGAGCAATTATTCTGTATCTATACCTCGTATCCTAACGTTACTAACACTACTTCTTCTAATTGAGTCATTGTTTCAGCACTCAGTTGACCTAAGCTCCGAACTAACCGCGTCTTATCCAATGCTCGAATTTGAAAACACAATGCAACTGAATCCTGTGATAATCCACCATCTCCCTGTTTGATGAGCATACAAATCGGTAATGAAGCGCGACGCTGGTTTGTAGTCAAGGGAATAACGATAATCGTCGTTGAGAACCGAGAAACAATGTCATCTTGAAAAATAATGCTAGGACGAACACCGGCTTGTTCAGAACCTTGAGTAGGATCAAGGTTTACTAGCCAAACTTCTCCTCGTTTAAGCTGGTCAGTCATTACTGATCTTCTTGGGCAAGCATCATTGCATAATCACCCATTCCAGCTTCAGCAAGAGAACGATCTTCTTCTGCAAACTCAGTTGCGAGGGCAGTCAACTGAGCCGGATCAAGAACGATGCGACGGCGTTTATCCCGAAATTTGAGAAAGGCAATGAAGTCAGCCACTTGTTGCAGTTGCTCCGTGGTGAGTTGATCGATATCCTGCTTAAGATCTTTGCTAGTGACTGGCATATCAACACAGTAAACGGATTTTTGCGCTATTACTCCATTGTAGATAACAAACAGACAATCTTGAACTCCCACCGATAACCTCTGTGCCGTCCACATCAACGCAGTGTTACGCTGCCGTTGTTACCACAGGCTAGAACTACTCCCTCAGGAATGATAGAAATAGATTTGCTTCACAAAAATCTCATCCGAACTTTATCATCTTCGACAACGCTGAAATGCCCAACCCAATCATCACGTAGGGAGATCGCCGCTACGACCTTTTGAGCCACTATCACACTTGAGGGGGCTGTAATCCGAAACAGGATAATACCGCTGGCAGCAGGAAGTTTCGTGCGAAAAGCAAGTTCGCCAAAATCTTTGTCAAAGGTCAGGAGGATACGGTCTTCTGCTTGGGCACGACTCAATACTTCGGGGTCAGAAATGCCAGGAGATTCTGTACGAATCCAAACCACATCATGTCCCTGCTGACGTAATGCTTCTACAGCATCCAAAGGAAAGTTTTCGTTGGCAAGGAAGCGCATGGACTAGAGCGGAATGGCATAAACTTTTTCGGACTTGAGCATAGTACTGGCATAGCTGAGGCAGGCTTGAATATCTTCAAGGCTGATGCCGGGGTAATTGCGAAGGATTTCATCAGCACTCCAGCCTTGGGCAAGAAGGTCAATGATGAATTCAACAGCAAGTCGAGTGCCTCGGATGATGGGCTTACCAACCAGGATATCTGGGCTAAGAGCGATGCGAGTTGGCTGATCCATAAACAAATCTGAAGTACGTTGTCTTTTTCATTTTATGACAAGAGCAATTTTCACGATCGCCTGCACCACTACCATGTGCAATTAACCTCATCACAGGAATTTTGTGTGACTATGCCCTACCGATGACTTGAGGCAGCATAACAAGGCAATGAACCTTCCAGGCAGAAATGATAGAATAATTCCACGCTAGGGGTGTCTGATTACCACACAGGCTGAGAATAGACCCTTAGAACCTGAATCCAGATCATACTGGCGCAGGGAAGCTGTAAATTGAGGATTTTAATAATGCGTAGCGAATGGATTGCTCCTCGGCGGGGCCAGGCGAATGTCAGTCAAATGAATTATGCCCGCCAAGGCCTGATCACCCAAGAAATGGACTATGTCGCCAAGCGAGAAAACCTACCCCAGGAATTAATCCGCGACGAAGTGGCCCGGGGTCGGATGATTATTCCGGCCAATATCAACCATGTCAATTTAGAACCTATGGCGATCGGGATTGCCTCTAAGTGTAAAGTGAATGCCAATATTGGCGCGTCACCCAACTCCTCAAACTTGGAGGAAGAAGTTGCCAAGCTGAATCTGGCGGTGAAGTATGGGGCTGATACGGTGATGGATCTGTCCACTGGCGGCGGCGATCTGGATCGGATTCGCACGGCCATTATCCAAGCCTCCCCCGTTCCCATTGGCACAGTGCCCATTTACCAAGCCCTAGAAAGTGTCCATGGCAATGTGGAAAACCTGACCGCCGATGACTTTCTACACATCATTGAGAAACACGCCCAGCAAGGGGTGGACTACATGACGATCCATGCGGGTATCTTGATTGAACATCTACCCCTAGTGAAAAATCGCATTACGGGTATTGTCTCCCGTGGCGGCGGCATTTTAGCCAAGTGGATGCTGCACCACCATAAACAAAATCCCCTCTATACCCATTTCAATGACATCATTGAAATTTTCAAGAAGTATGATGTTTCCTTTTCCCTAGGGGATTCCCTGCGGCCGGGCTGTACCCACGATGCCTCCGATGAGGCCCAATTGGCAGAACTCAAAACCCTGGGGCAACTCACCCGCAAGGCCTGGGAGCAGGATGTGCAAGTCATGGTAGAAGGGCCGGGCCATGTCCCCATGGATCAGATTGAGTTTAATGTCCGCAAGCAGATGGAAGAATGCTCGGAAGCACCGTTCTACGTCTTGGGCCCCCTCGTGACGGATATTGCCCCAGGCTATGATCACATTACCAGTGCGATCGGTGCGGCTATGGCGGGTTGGTATGGGACAGCTATGCTCTGTTACGTCACGCCCAAGGAGCATTTAGGCCTACCCAATGCCGAAGATGTGCGGAATGGCCTAATTGCCTATAAGATTGCTGCCCACGCGGCAGATATTGCCCGGCATCGTCCTGGGGCCCGCGATCGCGACGATGAATTATCAGCAGCCCGCTATAATTTTGATTGGAATAAGCAGTTTGAACTAGCCTTGGATCCGGAACGGGCCCGGGAATACCACGATGAAACCCTACCCGCAGACATTTATAAAACGGCGGAGTTTTGTTCCATGTGTGGGCCTAAGTTCTGCCCCATGCAAACCAAAGTGGATGCGGATGCCCTGACGGAGTTAGAGAAATTCCTAGCCCAAGACAAGGAAGTCATGGTTGTGGGTAGCTAAGGTTGATCGATAAGCTAGGAAAATGCGAGATAATCTATGCAAATACCTAGCTGAAAAATATCCCACCGCCTTTACCCAGTGGCTCCTCAACGATGCCTCAGAAGATGTTTCGATCCTGAAAACCGAACTGAATCTGGAACCAATTCGGGCGGATTCCGTGACACTGGTACAGACCCAAGCCTGTATTCTGCATCTGGAATTTCAGGTTGAACCAGAGCCAACTCTGCCCTTACGAATGCTGGACTACTGGCTCAGACTCTATCGCACCCATCAGTGTGAAATTGTCCAAGTCTTGATCTTGCTGCGGCGCACACGGGTTCATGTTCCCGATGCGTTCGAGTTGCCAGCAACAATCCATCGCTATCGAGTCGTGAGACTCTGGGAAGAAGACCCCAACCAATTTTTTCAGATTCCCGCCCTATTGCCCTTTGCGGTCTTAGGAAAAACCGACAACGAATCCGCCCTCTTGCAAGCCGTTGCCGACCAAATTGATCAAATTCAATCGGAGCAGTCCAGGAAAGAACTGAGTACCGTGGTACAACTAATGGCTGGGTTACAGTACAGTAAAGAGCTTATTCAAACTATTTTTCGGGAGGGAATGATGCGTGAATCCGTGATTTATCAAGAAATTCTTCAGGAAGGGCGGCAAGAAGGACGACAAGAGGGAGAATCTACCCTTATCCTCCGCCAACTCCACCGACGACTGGGGATTCTCTCTGATCAGGTTGTTAGCCAGATCCGTGGGTTATCTCTCGAACAATTGGAATCCTTGGGAGAAGCTCTCTTAGATTTTCAAGACCTCTATGATCTTGAAACGTGGCTAGGATCATAACCTTAGCCATTAGAAGATATTAACTATCACAGGCTGTACCGGTTTCCGTTCGTAGGGCCCCCAGCATTGTCACCATGCGAATACAGCGTTGAGCATCTGCTGAGGCATTATTAACGGGGCGAAAGGTGATGCGGCGCGGCGGCGTATTAATAATACTCATGCGACCATCGTACTCAAAGGCAACTTGGTAGGTATCTGCTACTGCATTAAAGCTCGTATTGGCAAGATCAATTTCAATCAAGTTAGAGTCATCGCCCAGTAAATTCTGCCAGTCCCACTGAGCAACGGGGGTTGTGGTTCGGGAGACGGCCCATTGCACTTGACCATTGGATTCACGAAAGGCTGCCACCCAACGTAGATTTTCCCGCCGTGCTCCTCCCTGGGCTAAACGAATGGCGGAAACGGATTCATTCACTGCCACCCGCATTCGTTGATTGTTCAGAAAACCTAGCCAGGAAACGCCACCAATGGCTGCCAGGATGCCGACCATAACTAAAATAACGACAGTTTCCGCCAGACTAAATCCAGCATCCTTCTGTTGCCCTAGGGCTAAGGGTCGCCGAGATGTTAAGAGGTGGGCCATGGGTATCGGTCTCCAAAATCCATAGGATTGCTGTGAATTAGTTAACTAGGGGGGTTTTATTGACAACACCACGATTCAGAATGGTTGTTGATAAGGTGGGACGACGATCGGAGTTTGCAGCGTTTAAGCCCGGTTTACCCGCAGGATTTGCCCGTAAATAAACAAAGGTGGACTGGTTAAGGGTTGAGCCACGATTGAGGACGCAGGCATAAAAGCTATTGGGTGGGCTGGTACTCGCCAAGGGCGATCGCACGTAGGCAACACCCTGAACCGCCGGTGGACAGTTGATGGGCGTGGTGGTTAGATCGGCCCAATTGGCATCAATGAAATCGGAAACCACGGGTAATTCATCCAGGTTTGCCGTAGGAACCGCTGCCTGCTGATTGGTGAATGTGCCGCTAACAACCCGGTAGGGCCAGACTTGAAACTGGTTTTGTCCCGCTACCGTGGGATCAACGTAGCCCGTCGTCTGCACGACATTACTCGCCGTTAGAGTGGAGAATTTACGCAATTGATAGCGTCGTAGTCGGGCCGTGCCTTGCCAGCCACCGCCGGGATTGGTGTCTAGATAATAGGCCACTAGGGTATAGGCCCGCCGTGCATTTTGTACCGATATGCAATCTGTTCCTAAACCTTCACAATTCGTTGGAATGGCTTGGGAGGTGGGATCGTAGGGAACAGGTTCTAGAATCCACATCGCTAAAATGGGTGTAATACCTGTACCAAAGTTGGGAATATGATTAATCAGACCAGGGCAAAAATCTGTATCGCTGGTGGTACCTCGCCCTTCTAAACAGTCACCATCGTAGACGTAGGTGGCCTGGGTGAGGTCAGAGGTAACAAAGTTCATGGCTGATTGCAGGTCTTGCTGTACCTCGTTTAAGGATGCCTCCCGCGCTTCATTTTGCAGCATATCCACGAGAATGGCTCCCAAAACCGTGGAGATAATCGCCCCTACAACAACGGCAACGAGAAGTTCTACTAGGGTAAACCCTTGCTTGCCTGAAGCCAGAGACCCTAGCTTTTGTTGTGGAACTCGCTGCCGCCGAAAACTCTGCCAAAAAGGAACCATGGAATCACCTCTACTGACAGTCGGTAATATTACAAAGGGTTGCCGGATTATCGCCCCGCACCACATCCGTCGTTAGGACAATCAGGGGAAGCCCCGAAGAATCGCCAGAGGCGGTGAAGGTGGCGGGAACCTGTGGAATCGGTACATCGGCACTGGGGGTATTGCCGCCATCAAAGGTGCGTAGGCTATAAACCCGAACCTGCATCGGAAAGGCAATAATTCTACCACCGGCAGTAATTCCCGCCCCTCGATAAACCTGTACGACAAACTCAGCATTATTGAATGTACGCAGACAGCCGGTGACCGCCGTGGCAGGCACTCCAGTGCAGGTCGTCACTGAGGATGGGGGCGGCTGCATCGAGAGACCACCCGGTTGGCCCAATTCTGCTGATACGGAGCTTGCGGGGGGTAGATCGGCATTTTGATAGACCCCCTGCTCCATGAGGGCGCGCATCTGATCCACCTGGGAAATGGCTAGGCCGCTGGCTTGATTGATGCGATCATTTTGCGATCGCGTCGCCGTCACCATCACCAAGGGAGCCGCTAGGGCCGCCAGCAAAATATTGGTAATCACAATGGCGACAACGCATTCCACCAAGGTGAGGCCCTGGTTTAGGTTTTGCGGTCGGAGTTGAACATACATACCTAACGACTCCTAAATTCCTAAGCCGGACAGCCGGTTACAGAAGGATCAATGGTGCCACCGCCATCCCGCTCGGCACAGCGCAAATTGAGGATATAGGGATCATCTGCCGGTAACTCGGTAAAGTATTCACTGCGGGCCCGACCCACAGAAATAAACCGATTGGCTACGGGCCCTGCAGGGGCTAACTGTAGGGCTGGATCATAACCCCACCGCCGTGCAGGTGCGCCGTAGTATTGAATAAGCTCTGCCTGAGGGGCAGTTGTATCATTAAAGGCCGTGTCCGCAGGAATCGCCGTGGCCGGCATATCCCATTGATCTTGGTCAAAGGGGGCCGTCGCCTGGGTGGAAAAGTTTAACTGCAAGAAGGATCCTTGAATCCAGAGGTTTCCCCAACCTTCGAGAAAGCGCGGGAAGTTATGCATACCGCCGTAGGATTGCCGGGGACGGGAGGGTACGGTACCACTCACCATGACTGCATTCACGCGGGTATTGGACGTGCCTGCCCGCGATCGCCCTTGGTTAAAGGCATAGTAGGCGGAGTTGGCGTTGACACCCGTATAATTACCCTGCTGCCCCGTTAGATGATTAATAATCTGGGGCGTACCATTGCGATCCACAAAGACCGGCGTACTTGGGTCAAAGGGATTTTCCCGTAACCAAATATGATCGGCCGGTATAGCTGGATTTGCCTGATTATCGCGGGGACGATTGGCATTCAAGTAGGAGGTGCGCAGATTATTACTAGCATTACCACAACGCAAATAGATGCGATTGGCGGCATTATTGTTATTCACCCGCTCATTGTTAGCCGTATTAGCATTGGGATAGTTGTTCACCACATTTTCCGGTGAAACATTACCCAAACCCACGATGTCATCGTTGTAAGCCTCGGCAAAATAATCATTGGCACTGCCAGGACAGTAGTTATCAGAAACAACGCTCACCGCATCCGCCAAAATTTCCACCGGTCGCCAGGTATCGGTTTCCGGTCGGCCAAAGCGGGCATCTAGGGTTGTCCGTCCATAGAACTGTGCAGGGTTGAAGTCATTGGGTAACCGAACTGTAAACTCTTCAATCCGGTTCCCGTCCGTGGTTGAACCATTAGTGCTATGCCAGTTAAAGTCTCCCTGGATATAGGCCGAGTTATCGGAGATAAACGACATACCGTAAATATTTTGAACCGCCGTTAAGCCCGTCCGATCCACCCGCACCCCATTCAAGAAGCGAAAACCATGGGGGCGACGCATCGGATCCGCAAAGAAATCTACGGGCTTAATGGAAATATTG carries:
- a CDS encoding Rpn family recombination-promoting nuclease/putative transposase, giving the protein MRDNLCKYLAEKYPTAFTQWLLNDASEDVSILKTELNLEPIRADSVTLVQTQACILHLEFQVEPEPTLPLRMLDYWLRLYRTHQCEIVQVLILLRRTRVHVPDAFELPATIHRYRVVRLWEEDPNQFFQIPALLPFAVLGKTDNESALLQAVADQIDQIQSEQSRKELSTVVQLMAGLQYSKELIQTIFREGMMRESVIYQEILQEGRQEGRQEGESTLILRQLHRRLGILSDQVVSQIRGLSLEQLESLGEALLDFQDLYDLETWLGS
- a CDS encoding DUF6679 family protein, with the protein product MLHRKLYQLYTDGQEVWIYLRDQQRLIDRARIVELEGDLVTIRYETEEEDEICSWEEMVRMESIGAITRRLASVSKGFSEPLVSDDCPEAEQLPKHSPEAEH
- a CDS encoding prepilin-type N-terminal cleavage/methylation domain-containing protein; its protein translation is MVPFWQSFRRQRVPQQKLGSLASGKQGFTLVELLVAVVVGAIISTVLGAILVDMLQNEAREASLNEVQQDLQSAMNFVTSDLTQATYVYDGDCLEGRGTTSDTDFCPGLINHIPNFGTGITPILAMWILEPVPYDPTSQAIPTNCEGLGTDCISVQNARRAYTLVAYYLDTNPGGGWQGTARLRRYQLRKFSTLTASNVVQTTGYVDPTVAGQNQFQVWPYRVVSGTFTNQQAAVPTANLDELPVVSDFIDANWADLTTTPINCPPAVQGVAYVRSPLASTSPPNSFYACVLNRGSTLNQSTFVYLRANPAGKPGLNAANSDRRPTLSTTILNRGVVNKTPLVN
- a CDS encoding type II toxin-antitoxin system PemK/MazF family toxin; this encodes MTDQLKRGEVWLVNLDPTQGSEQAGVRPSIIFQDDIVSRFSTTIIVIPLTTNQRRASLPICMLIKQGDGGLSQDSVALCFQIRALDKTRLVRSLGQLSAETMTQLEEVVLVTLGYEV
- a CDS encoding DUF433 domain-containing protein, producing the protein MDQPTRIALSPDILVGKPIIRGTRLAVEFIIDLLAQGWSADEILRNYPGISLEDIQACLSYASTMLKSEKVYAIPL
- a CDS encoding prepilin-type N-terminal cleavage/methylation domain-containing protein, encoding MYVQLRPQNLNQGLTLVECVVAIVITNILLAALAAPLVMVTATRSQNDRINQASGLAISQVDQMRALMEQGVYQNADLPPASSVSAELGQPGGLSMQPPPSSVTTCTGVPATAVTGCLRTFNNAEFVVQVYRGAGITAGGRIIAFPMQVRVYSLRTFDGGNTPSADVPIPQVPATFTASGDSSGLPLIVLTTDVVRGDNPATLCNITDCQ
- a CDS encoding DUF5615 family PIN-like protein: MRFLANENFPLDAVEALRQQGHDVVWIRTESPGISDPEVLSRAQAEDRILLTFDKDFGELAFRTKLPAASGIILFRITAPSSVIVAQKVVAAISLRDDWVGHFSVVEDDKVRMRFL
- a CDS encoding pilus assembly FimT family protein translates to MAHLLTSRRPLALGQQKDAGFSLAETVVILVMVGILAAIGGVSWLGFLNNQRMRVAVNESVSAIRLAQGGARRENLRWVAAFRESNGQVQWAVSRTTTPVAQWDWQNLLGDDSNLIEIDLANTSFNAVADTYQVAFEYDGRMSIINTPPRRITFRPVNNASADAQRCIRMVTMLGALRTETGTACDS
- a CDS encoding TIGR00300 family protein encodes the protein MSSVLRFLMCPPQHYDVDYVINPWMEGNIHKSSRDRAQEQWQKLYEIIRDRAEVQLVEPQKGWPDMVFTANAGLVLGDNVVLSRFYHPERQGEEPHFREWFLSQGYTVHELPSDLPFEGAGDALLDREGRWLWAGYGFRSELDSHAYLAKWLDIEVLSLRLMDERFYHLDTCFCPLSGGYLLYYPPAFDAYSNRLIELRVPPEKRIIVGEADAVNFACNAVNIHQIIILNRASPDLRTTLEQAGFEIIETPLTEFLKAGGASKCLTLRVTEPVREEVHGSASLQSRLIRLEGHLLDSGLINRALDTIVEGGGSFQVTDFHLGEQRQSTSQANVRVTAPSGTVMEEIMTQLIDLGAIAPPQEVCDNQLETVTQAGVAPDDFYVTTIYPTEVRVNCEWVRVHGQRMDAAIVVQSTPEGHRAECRLLRDLEVGDRVVVGVEGIRTVRKPENRDQRGNSQEFTFMGSGVSSERRVELVVEQIAWDLRRIRDQGGKVVVVAGPVVIHTGGGEHLSHLIREGYVQALLGGNAIAVHDMEQAMMGTSLGVDMKRGVPVRGGHRHHLKVINAIRRCGNISAAVEQGLLTNGVMYECVKNNVPYVLAGSIRDDGPLPDTQMDLLQAQQEYSRLIQGSNMILMLSSMLHSIGVGNMTPAGVKLVCVDINPAVVTKLADRGSVESVGIVTDVGLFLSLLVQQLSGLNRPYSLV
- the thiC gene encoding phosphomethylpyrimidine synthase, yielding MRSEWIAPRRGQANVSQMNYARQGLITQEMDYVAKRENLPQELIRDEVARGRMIIPANINHVNLEPMAIGIASKCKVNANIGASPNSSNLEEEVAKLNLAVKYGADTVMDLSTGGGDLDRIRTAIIQASPVPIGTVPIYQALESVHGNVENLTADDFLHIIEKHAQQGVDYMTIHAGILIEHLPLVKNRITGIVSRGGGILAKWMLHHHKQNPLYTHFNDIIEIFKKYDVSFSLGDSLRPGCTHDASDEAQLAELKTLGQLTRKAWEQDVQVMVEGPGHVPMDQIEFNVRKQMEECSEAPFYVLGPLVTDIAPGYDHITSAIGAAMAGWYGTAMLCYVTPKEHLGLPNAEDVRNGLIAYKIAAHAADIARHRPGARDRDDELSAARYNFDWNKQFELALDPERAREYHDETLPADIYKTAEFCSMCGPKFCPMQTKVDADALTELEKFLAQDKEVMVVGS
- a CDS encoding Dps family protein; protein product: MVATAPSLKEQVITTLNRSQANALVTFLNYKKYHWLTFGPLFRDLHLLFEEQGGEVFAMVDELAERSLMLDGQPIADPATYLPTATVTASTGKLSVKEMIAEAIANHETIITEMHQDADIATEAGDIGTADLYTRLVQVHQKHRWFLKEFLAKGDGLVS